The Montipora foliosa isolate CH-2021 chromosome 1, ASM3666993v2, whole genome shotgun sequence genome has a window encoding:
- the LOC137996148 gene encoding uncharacterized protein, with translation MPPKQAKRKTAPVTTRRQTKRRATQQIGHVVEATEPSSQPSGSAESQLVVPAIHNGPSQEVPVISGDIINQIVACVTQEVTSQLAPLLHSTSQPPSHHGSLESSVSQVIQQNTVSTPPLPTVENVHPAAVAPVQPLSLTSTQHISSQSSVQPSLSEVPVCSLGTAAVSSSLNHIHNHLTGCTLQENGTTINVSISNRDPFPPVTSKLADLVTTLLKSSLQPSSVPVYRRAWNLFNQCLSSVFQSVNFSLPVSPTILALFVAFLYDRQYAPSTVYTYVSALGYSHKLYGFPDPSKAFFIVQMLKGYGKVGFRLDSRLPLTLPILHRLIQAAAFVTNTPEHATLFKAMCSLAFYAFLRVGEMTLVSSNKSHLPLQLDQLTKLVDSNNHVVAFKLSFRNYKHSYNQPTFSLTISRQSKFCPVNTMLEYLDIRGHQPGPLFLTTEGQAVSRELFVNFLSRALVHCNLDPSRYKGHSFRIGAASHAAEQGFTDAQIRIMGRWKSTAFLKYIRVTSFHN, from the exons ATGCCTCCTAAGCAAGCAAAACGGAAAACGGCACCAGTGACCACTCGTAGGCAGACCAAGCGGCGAGCAACTCAGCAAATTGGTCATGTTGTTGAAGCAACTGAACCCAGTAGTCAGCCCTCTGGTTCTGCTGAAAGTCAACTAGTAGTTCCTGCCATACACAATGGTCCTAGTCAGGAGGTGCCTGTCATTTCGGGTGACATCATTAACCAGATTGTGGCCTGCGTTACCCAAGAAGTCACCAGCCAGCTTGCTCCCCTACTCCATTCTACTTCTCAGCCACCCTCTCATCATGGCTCATTGGAATCATCAGTATCCCAGGTTATCCAGCAGAACACTGTTTCCACACCACCCCTACCCACTGTGGAGAATGTCCATCCTGCAGCTGTGGCTCCAGTTCAACCGTTATCCCTGACATCAACACAACACATTTCATCTCAGTCCTCAGTGCAACCAAGTCTATCGGAGGTCCCAGTATGCTCTCTTGGAACTGCTGCAGTGTCATCTTCTCTTAATCATATTCATAACCACCTCACAG GTTGCACTCTTCAAGAAAATGGCACCACCATCAATGTGTCAATCTCCAACAGAGATCCCTTCCCGCCTGTTACCTCAAAATTGGCAGATCTAGTGACAACTTTGCTAAAATCTAGTCTTCAACCTTCTTCGGTTCCTGTTTACAGGAGAGCCTGGAACCTTTTCAATCAATGTCTTAGTTCGGTATTTCAGTCCGTGAATTTTTCTTTACCTGTATCTCCCACGATCCTAGCTTTGTTTGTAGCTTTTCTATATGATCGCCAGTATGCTCCTTCAACTGTTTATACTTATGTTTCGGCTTTAGGTTATTCTCATAAGCTGTATGGTTTTCCTGACCCTTCCAAGGCATTTTTTATTGTCCAGATGTTAAAAGGTTATGGGAAGGTGGGTTTTAGGCTTGACAGTCGGTTGCCTTTAACCTTACCTATTTTGCACCGATTAATCCAGGCTGCAGCTTTTGTGACCAACACTCCTGAACATGCAACTCTTTTCAAGGCCATGTGCTCCTTAGCTTTTTATGCCTTTCTTAGGGTAGGCGAAATGACTCTCGTGTCAAGTAATAAGTCTCATTTGCCCCTGCAGCTAGACCAGCTAACTAAGCTTGTTGATTCAAACAACCATGTTGTGGCATTCAAATTGTCCTTTCGTAATTACAAACATAGCTACAATCAGCCAACCTTTTCTTTGACAATTTCCCGTCAATCAAAATTTTGCCCTGTTAATACTATGTTGGAGTACTTGGACATAAGAGGTCACCAGCCTGGGCCACTATTTCTTACTACTGAAGGTCAAGCGGTTTCCAGAGAATTGTTTGTTAATTTCCTTTCTAGGGCCCTTGTTCATTGTAATTTAGACCCATCTAGGTATAAGGGCCACAGTTTTCGAATTGGGGCAGCATCTCATGCAGCCGAGCAGGGCTTCACTGATGCACAGATCAGAATTATGGGTCGGTGGAAGTCCACAGCCTTTCTTAAGTACATTCGTGTTACCAGCTTTCACAACTAG